The proteins below are encoded in one region of Brassica napus cultivar Da-Ae chromosome A6, Da-Ae, whole genome shotgun sequence:
- the LOC106345817 gene encoding epithiospecifier protein-like: MNTDAVAPTLQGEWIKVEQKGGNAPGKRCSHGIAVVGDKLYSFGGELETNVAIDKDLYVFDLNTQNWSIAPANGDVVPTISSFGVRMVAVGTKLYVFGGRNEDKVSSDFYSYDTVTNEWKFLTKLGEEGGPETRTYHSMAADENHVYVFGGVNQGGEMVTPFRFRTVESYNIDDGKWAQLPDPGEQFPMFEKRGGAGFHVVQGKIWVVYGFATSPDPNGNNDYESDKVQFYDPASQKWTQVETKGDKPSARSVFASAVVGKHILIFGGETWPDPNFHYGPGTLSNEGFALDTETLVWERFTGGDDPDTRGWTASTAATAYGKKGLFMHGGKIPTNDRTDELYFYAVNSA; this comes from the exons ATGAATACTGATGCTGTAGCTCCAACTTTGCAAGGCGAGTGGATCAAG GTGGAGCAGAAAGGAGGAAATGCACCAGGAAAGAGATGCTCACACGGCATAGCTGTGGTCGGGGATAAGCTCTATTCTTTCGGCGGCGAGTTAGAGACAAACGTTGCCATCGACAAAGACCTTTATGTCTTTGACCTCAACACTCAAAACTGGTCAATCGCTCCGGCCAACGGAGATGTCGTCCCTACGATCAGCAGCTTCGGCGTCCGCATGGTGGCCGTCGGAACTAAGCTATATGTCTTCGGGGGCCGCAATGAGGATAAAGTGTCCAGCGACTTTTACTCGTACGATACGGTGACGAACGAGTGGAAGTTCCTGACGAAGCTCGGCGAAGAGGGAGGACCCGAGACTCGTACTTACCATTCAATGGCTGCAGATGAAAACCATGTCTATGTATTTGGTGGGGTGAACCAAGGTGGGGAGATGGTAACCCCCTTTCGGTTCAGGACGGTGGAGTCGTATAACATTGATGATGGGAAATGGGCTCAGCTACCGGATCCTGGTGAGCAGTTCCCTATGTTCGAGAAAAGAGGAGGAGCTGGATTCCATGTGGTGCAAGGGAAGATTTGGGTGGTTTACGGGTTTGCAACTTCGCCTGATCCTAATGGGAATAATGACTACGAGTCTGATAAAGTGCAATTTTACGATCCGGCCTCTCAAAAATGGACCCAAGTAGAGACCAAAGGAGATAAACCTTCAGCAAGGAGCGTGTTTGCGAGTGCGGTGGTAGGAAAACATATACTGATATTCGGAGGTGAGACCTGGCCGGATCCAAACTTCCATTACGGTCCGGGAACGTTGTCCAATGAGGGTTTCGCATTGGACACAGAGACATTGGTGTGGGAGAGGTTTACAGGAGGGGATGATCCGGATACGCGTGGTTGGACGGCTTCCACGGCTGCCACAGCCTATGGGAAGAAAGGCCTCTTCATGCATGGAGGAAAAATTCCGACCAATGACCGAACCGATGAACTCTACTTCTACGCAGTCAATTCCGCCTGA